One Pseudomonadales bacterium DNA segment encodes these proteins:
- the rsxA gene encoding electron transport complex subunit RsxA, whose protein sequence is MQELGFLFISAVLVNNFVLVQFLGLCPFMGVSSKLETAIGMSAATTFVLTIASVCSYLTNTFILAPLGLEYLQTISFILVIAVVVQFTEMVVHKTSPLLHRVLGVFLPLITTNCAVLGVALLNVNKEYNFIESLIFGFGAAVGFSLVLVLFAAMRERLAVADVPTPFQGAAIGMITAGLMSLAFMGFAGLVQL, encoded by the coding sequence TTGCAGGAACTGGGCTTTTTGTTCATCAGCGCCGTGTTGGTTAACAACTTCGTGTTGGTCCAGTTTTTGGGCCTATGCCCGTTTATGGGTGTCTCTAGCAAACTGGAAACGGCGATTGGCATGTCAGCAGCGACCACCTTCGTGCTGACTATCGCTTCGGTCTGCTCATACCTGACTAATACATTTATCTTAGCCCCGCTGGGTCTAGAATATTTACAAACCATTTCCTTTATCCTAGTGATTGCGGTGGTCGTGCAATTCACCGAAATGGTCGTGCATAAAACCTCGCCCCTACTACACCGCGTACTGGGTGTTTTTTTACCGCTAATTACCACCAACTGTGCGGTACTTGGGGTGGCCTTATTGAACGTCAATAAAGAATATAATTTCATCGAATCCTTAATTTTTGGCTTTGGTGCAGCGGTAGGCTTCTCCTTGGTATTGGTGTTATTCGCAGCCATGCGCGAACGTCTCGCGGTAGCTGATGTGCCTACGCCTTTTCAAGGCGCAGCGATTGGTATGATTACCGCAGGATTGATGTCATTGGCCTTTATGGGCTTTGCTGGCTTAGTGCAGCTATAA
- the rsxB gene encoding electron transport complex subunit RsxB, protein MLEFFINNPLIAAIVALGVLSLAFGALLGFASVKFKVEGNPVVDQVNNLLPQTQCGQCGYPGCKPYAEAIAEGEEINRCPPGGEATVQALADLLDVEAKPLDAEERPPAYAYIREDECIGCTKCIQACPMDAILGAAKQMHTVITSECTGCDLCVEPCPVDCIDMLPIETTMQTWSWALPQSPDQRFADSNIIASDAS, encoded by the coding sequence ATGCTTGAGTTTTTCATTAACAACCCATTAATTGCGGCCATTGTAGCGTTAGGTGTTTTATCATTGGCCTTTGGTGCATTGCTGGGCTTTGCTTCGGTAAAATTCAAAGTCGAAGGCAATCCAGTCGTTGACCAAGTCAATAACTTACTGCCACAAACACAGTGTGGTCAATGTGGCTACCCTGGCTGCAAGCCCTATGCTGAGGCCATTGCCGAGGGAGAAGAAATTAATCGCTGCCCACCAGGCGGTGAGGCTACAGTACAAGCGCTCGCTGACTTACTTGATGTTGAAGCAAAACCTTTAGACGCCGAAGAGCGTCCACCTGCGTATGCATACATACGAGAAGATGAATGTATCGGCTGTACGAAATGTATTCAGGCCTGTCCGATGGATGCAATCTTAGGTGCCGCTAAACAAATGCATACTGTGATTACCAGTGAATGTACCGGCTGCGACCTTTGTGTTGAACCCTGTCCGGTGGATTGTATTGATATGCTTCCGATCGAAACCACCATGCAAACGTGGAGCTGGGCATTACCGCAAAGCCCCGACCAACGATTTGCCGATAGCAATATTATTGCCAGCGACGCAAGCTAG
- the rsxC gene encoding electron transport complex subunit RsxC, which produces MPSRKVFQTPGGVHPAENKSQSVQKPIEQAPIPAQLTHPLSQHIGAAAKPIVNVGDKVLTGQKIAEADGFVSVPVHAASSGTVIAIEDRPIAHASGFQAPCIVIETDGEDNWITHQGVDDYTQLERSELLALIRDAGIAGMGGAGFPTAVKLQTRDDQTINSLIINGTECEPYITADDILMRERAEQIVQGALILKYLINPREEAIIGVEDNKPEAIQALRKAAEGTAIEIVSFPTKYPSGGEKQLIQILTGKEVPSGGLPSDIGIVCQNIGSTVAIYRAVVFGEPLISRVTTVTGYACERQQNFEVRLGSPMRLLLEACGYQAEKASRLIMGGPMMGFALPSLDLPIVKTTNCLLAPTADELAPETPAQACIRCGMCAEACPASLLPQQMYWYARSKNHEGLLAHNLMDCIECGACSYACPSNIPLVQYYRASKADIRRADAEAKKAEYSMGRYEARIARLEQVEAEKEAKRQARQAKAAAAASAKEAQARDQQNADATTVTASSSAVNDDPVAAAIARAKAKAEGAPVDAAAEAKSKLASLESRLQKAEQKLQSAKDSNDDNLQAFQASVDKLQEKVDAARQAVEATNSKPSASASVKQTPANDDPVAAAIARAQAKAAGTTIDPVAEAEAKLSGLKKRLAKAEQKLQHAQXSNDDNIAAFEASVNKLQDKIAEAQQLLDQSAPTSSPSSAPTNSAQTIKDDPVAAAIARAKAKADGQSDPIADAEAAVSSLNKRLQKAETKLAQAEQDQDDNLPAFAASVEKLQQKLAQANKRLEELRPRNDLSQEGESTAEPESTDPVAAAIAKAQAKRAGTGDSLSPKEKLEQDLAAIEKRIDNANSKLAQAEQGSDKANAIAASLEKLKQKQADAQQALETL; this is translated from the coding sequence CTGCCATCTAGAAAGGTTTTCCAAACCCCTGGCGGCGTTCATCCCGCTGAAAATAAGTCGCAGTCGGTGCAAAAACCGATTGAGCAAGCACCGATTCCCGCTCAGTTAACGCATCCGCTATCGCAACACATCGGCGCAGCCGCAAAACCCATCGTAAACGTAGGTGACAAGGTATTAACTGGGCAAAAAATTGCCGAGGCGGATGGTTTTGTCTCTGTGCCTGTGCATGCTGCATCATCAGGCACGGTGATTGCCATTGAAGATCGACCCATTGCTCATGCCTCAGGTTTTCAAGCACCCTGCATCGTGATTGAAACTGATGGTGAAGATAACTGGATTACCCATCAAGGTGTTGATGATTACACCCAGTTGGAAAGATCTGAACTGCTGGCACTTATCCGTGATGCGGGCATTGCCGGCATGGGCGGCGCAGGTTTCCCTACCGCGGTTAAACTCCAGACCCGCGATGATCAAACAATTAACAGCTTAATCATTAACGGCACTGAGTGTGAGCCTTATATCACGGCAGATGATATTTTAATGCGCGAGCGTGCCGAGCAAATTGTTCAAGGCGCGCTAATTCTCAAATACCTGATTAATCCGCGTGAAGAAGCCATTATCGGTGTTGAAGATAATAAGCCCGAAGCAATCCAGGCACTGCGCAAAGCTGCCGAAGGAACTGCGATTGAAATCGTCAGCTTCCCGACTAAATATCCCTCAGGTGGCGAGAAACAGTTAATTCAAATTCTCACCGGCAAAGAAGTCCCTTCTGGCGGTTTACCCTCAGATATTGGCATTGTATGTCAAAATATTGGCTCAACCGTTGCCATATATCGCGCAGTTGTTTTCGGCGAGCCGCTGATATCTCGAGTAACCACAGTCACTGGCTATGCCTGTGAACGACAGCAAAATTTTGAAGTACGACTCGGCTCACCGATGCGCCTTTTACTAGAGGCCTGCGGCTATCAAGCCGAGAAAGCATCGCGCCTGATTATGGGTGGGCCAATGATGGGCTTTGCGCTGCCATCTCTAGACTTACCGATTGTTAAAACTACTAACTGCTTGTTAGCACCAACCGCTGATGAACTAGCCCCCGAAACACCGGCTCAGGCTTGCATTCGCTGTGGCATGTGTGCTGAAGCCTGTCCAGCCAGTTTGCTACCCCAGCAAATGTATTGGTATGCGCGCTCAAAAAATCATGAAGGTTTATTAGCACATAACCTGATGGATTGTATTGAATGTGGTGCCTGCTCATACGCCTGCCCCTCCAATATCCCCTTGGTGCAATACTACCGTGCTTCCAAAGCCGATATTCGTCGCGCCGATGCTGAGGCCAAAAAAGCCGAATACTCCATGGGACGCTATGAGGCTAGAATCGCACGATTGGAACAGGTCGAAGCTGAAAAAGAAGCCAAACGCCAAGCCAGACAAGCAAAAGCAGCCGCGGCAGCAAGTGCTAAAGAGGCGCAAGCTCGCGATCAGCAGAACGCTGACGCAACGACTGTTACAGCAAGCAGCAGCGCAGTTAATGATGATCCAGTCGCCGCTGCCATTGCTCGTGCTAAAGCGAAAGCTGAGGGTGCTCCGGTTGACGCTGCTGCCGAAGCCAAGAGTAAACTAGCTAGCCTGGAAAGCCGACTTCAGAAAGCCGAGCAAAAATTGCAGTCCGCTAAGGACAGCAATGATGACAATCTGCAAGCCTTCCAAGCCTCGGTTGATAAACTGCAGGAAAAGGTTGATGCTGCGCGGCAAGCAGTTGAGGCGACTAATAGTAAACCTAGCGCCTCTGCATCGGTCAAGCAAACACCAGCAAATGACGATCCTGTTGCTGCAGCTATTGCGCGCGCGCAGGCGAAAGCTGCAGGTACAACGATTGACCCGGTTGCTGAGGCGGAAGCGAAGTTATCCGGATTGAAGAAACGTTTAGCGAAAGCCGAGCAAAAATTGCAACATGCTCAAGNCAGCAACGATGACAATATAGCCGCTTTTGAAGCGTCGGTTAACAAACTTCAGGACAAAATCGCTGAAGCACAGCAGCTGCTCGATCAATCAGCGCCAACTTCGTCTCCATCCTCTGCACCAACTAACAGCGCTCAAACCATAAAGGATGATCCGGTTGCCGCCGCTATCGCCAGAGCGAAAGCTAAAGCAGACGGTCAATCAGACCCAATAGCCGATGCTGAAGCGGCCGTTTCATCGCTCAACAAACGCCTACAAAAAGCCGAGACCAAGTTAGCTCAAGCTGAGCAAGATCAAGATGACAATCTGCCTGCGTTTGCCGCAAGCGTGGAAAAACTGCAGCAAAAACTTGCTCAAGCTAATAAACGCTTGGAAGAGCTGCGCCCGCGCAATGACCTCAGCCAAGAGGGCGAAAGCACTGCAGAGCCTGAGTCTACAGATCCCGTTGCGGCAGCTATCGCTAAAGCGCAGGCGAAACGCGCTGGTACCGGCGATAGCTTGAGCCCCAAGGAAAAGCTTGAACAAGACTTAGCGGCAATTGAGAAACGCATTGATAATGCCAATAGCAAACTTGCACAAGCTGAGCAAGGTTCAGACAAAGCGAATGCCATTGCAGCCTCACTGGAAAAGTTAAAACAAAAACAAGCCGACGCCCAGCAGGCATTAGAGACCCTATAA
- the rsxD gene encoding electron transport complex subunit RsxD yields MALLTVTSPHAHGPTSTQWVMQQVILATLPGLFALTWFFGFGTFIXVIWAVICGLGFEAACLKLRQRPVAFYLKDYSAVLTAVLLGLAVPPYAPWWVLLTGMAFAICIAKQLYGGIGYNPFNPAMVAYVVLLISLPVQMTQWAIPTPLDGNFIGPLEALQYNFGFSDSLDGRTAATPLDLMKQNSSLMLEQLYTESPAFGQLAGIGWEWVNLGFLAGGLYLLYRKIFTWHAPISMLIALSLCALIGYDGGSSNSGGSPLFHLLSGATMMGAFFILTDPVSSAVSNRGRIVFGACIGVLVYIIRVYGAYPDAVAFSVLLMNFAAPFIDHYTQPRTYGHNKKKKGN; encoded by the coding sequence ATGGCACTTTTGACCGTCACATCACCGCACGCCCACGGCCCTACCTCCACGCAGTGGGTTATGCAGCAAGTGATTTTAGCCACCTTACCTGGGCTATTTGCCTTAACCTGGTTTTTTGGCTTTGGCACTTTTATCAANGTGATATGGGCAGTCATTTGTGGCCTTGGCTTTGAGGCAGCATGCCTAAAGCTGCGACAGCGCCCGGTAGCCTTTTACTTAAAAGACTACTCTGCCGTGTTAACAGCCGTGCTATTGGGTTTGGCTGTTCCACCTTATGCGCCTTGGTGGGTTTTACTAACCGGTATGGCTTTCGCTATTTGCATTGCTAAACAGCTGTATGGCGGTATTGGTTATAACCCGTTTAACCCAGCCATGGTGGCTTATGTTGTGCTGTTAATCTCTTTACCGGTACAAATGACGCAATGGGCAATACCCACACCTTTGGATGGCAACTTTATTGGTCCGCTTGAAGCGCTGCAGTATAATTTTGGTTTCAGTGACAGCCTAGACGGCCGCACCGCTGCAACACCTTTAGACTTAATGAAGCAAAACAGCAGCCTAATGCTTGAGCAGCTCTACACCGAAAGCCCTGCATTTGGTCAACTCGCAGGCATCGGCTGGGAATGGGTTAATTTGGGTTTTCTGGCTGGCGGGCTGTACTTGCTGTATCGGAAAATATTTACCTGGCATGCACCAATAAGCATGTTGATAGCATTAAGCCTGTGTGCATTAATCGGCTATGATGGCGGCAGCTCAAACTCTGGCGGCTCACCGCTGTTTCACCTGCTATCGGGCGCAACCATGATGGGCGCATTTTTTATTCTCACCGACCCGGTCAGCTCTGCCGTCTCTAACCGCGGTCGTATTGTGTTTGGCGCCTGTATTGGTGTTTTAGTTTATATCATACGTGTGTATGGTGCTTACCCGGATGCGGTGGCTTTTTCGGTACTGCTGATGAATTTTGCTGCACCATTTATTGACCATTACACCCAGCCTCGCACTTACGGCCACAACAAAAAGAAAAAGGGTAACTGA
- the rsxG gene encoding electron transport complex subunit RsxG, whose translation MRMQEAITKNSFLLAAFALLVAAGIASTEISTRLARAESLRQVQSKALEEIIPKAQHDNSLLDDFLMTDDQSLLKLKQPAKIHISRLQGEVNAFIFPVRAPDGYGGSIDSIVGIRTDGTVAGVRIISHSETPGLGDKIELKKSDWVLAFNDKSINNPEQKKWAVKKDKGIFDQFTGATITPRAVINSIYNSLLFFQTNKASLLAQAQPETEEKPSPEIIDSTANLTLEPKI comes from the coding sequence ATGCGCATGCAAGAAGCAATTACCAAAAATAGCTTTTTATTGGCTGCATTTGCCTTATTGGTTGCCGCCGGCATTGCCAGCACAGAAATTTCGACCCGTTTGGCACGCGCTGAAAGCCTTCGTCAGGTGCAGTCAAAGGCGCTGGAAGAAATTATTCCGAAAGCCCAACACGACAATAGCCTGCTGGATGACTTTTTAATGACCGACGACCAGTCTTTATTAAAGCTAAAACAGCCCGCTAAGATTCATATTTCTCGTCTTCAGGGTGAGGTCAACGCATTTATTTTTCCGGTTCGCGCACCGGATGGCTATGGCGGTTCAATTGACAGCATTGTTGGTATTCGCACCGATGGCACTGTCGCCGGGGTACGGATTATTTCACACAGCGAAACACCGGGGCTAGGCGATAAAATCGAACTTAAGAAATCGGATTGGGTGCTGGCGTTTAACGATAAAAGCATAAACAACCCTGAACAGAAAAAGTGGGCAGTAAAAAAAGATAAGGGTATTTTTGATCAATTTACTGGTGCCACGATTACCCCACGCGCAGTTATCAATTCTATCTACAATAGCTTGTTATTTTTCCAGACCAATAAAGCAAGTTTGCTCGCGCAAGCTCAGCCTGAAACTGAAGAAAAACCTAGCCCTGAAATCATCGATAGCACAGCTAATCTGACTCTGGAGCCTAAGATATGA